TCATTGCTGCACCGTTCAAGTTCCTCCGGATTGTCACTGGAAGGTTTAACGGTGGGCTGAGGGATGTGGCCCGGAAACCCTATGGTGTTGCTGATACCGTGAACAAGGAAAGTCACCCCCTGGCCCAGGGTTTTCTCGTTCCCCGGTTCCGGACCGATGAACATGAAAGGCATGTCATGTGTCTTCAATCCCGCTGCTTCAGCCAGGGTCAGGAACAATCTTAAAGAGCGTGCATTGTCGACACAGCCGCCCACAGCGAGAACGGGCGGGATTCCCAGATTTTCCAGAAGGACGCGCGTATCATGCGGAGTCATTTCGGCGGCGTCAGGAGCGCAAAGCCCTGCATTCAGAAGCGCGTGGGAACAGCACCCGGTGGTGGTAAGGAGGATACCATCAGCGATCAGTTCCCTGGCGATGGTCACGTGGCCGCTCTCGTAGGCCACCTTGGGTGTGTTGCATCCCACGATTGTGCATATCCCCCTGAACTTTCCGGTTTTGAGCAGCTCCACCAGACGGTCCGCGCCGTCGAACGCTTCTAAAATGGCCTCGTAACTCCACCCTGTGAGAGCCTCGGTCCTGTAGTCGGGGATGTGGATATTGCGCCTTTTCCTGCGGCCGAAGGACTCCACAGCGCTGCGGGCGACATATAATGCGTTGTCGTCCAGCGATCCGGGGTCTTCCGGGTCGAAGGGCACATGAACGGCTCCGGGAATCCGGTTGGATCTGCACGTCGTGATTATCTCCGTCCCGAAGCAGTCCGCTGTGATTTTCATGCCCGGTATGATGCACTGCATATCAACGATCACGGTATCCACGGCGCCGGTACCGATAGCGAGTTCCTGCCCCAGGATATTGGTCACAGTCGGTATGCCGTAACGCGCAAGGAGTTCGTTTCCCGTGCAGCACATCCCACCCAGAACGATGCCTTCGGCCCCCAACTGCCTGGCCAGCGACTGGATCTCGGGTGTGTGGATCTTCTCCAGGATCTTTTCCACCATAACAGGGGAATGGCCGTGAAGGAGGATGTTGACGTGATCCTCCTTGAGGACTCCGAAGTTCACCACTGTTTTTTGCGGCCGGGGTATTCCGTAGAGAATCTCCGTCGCGAGGGACGTCCCGAAGAGAGTGGAATAACAATAGGCCAGTGTGGAGCGAAGTTCCTGATCCACAAGGGCCATCCAGTCCGAGCAGGCGCCGAGAGTAGTCATGTGCAGGGCTTCCATTATCTCGTAGGCCGACGATCGGGGCAGGATATCGAGTCTTCGCCAGAGGTCCTTGTTTTCCTGTCCGGCGTACGCTTCCAGCAGCCGGAGTTCACCTTTCTTCATTTTTCCCAGGTCCTCGAGAAGGATTTCGGCGATCTCGCCCGCAATCGCCTCGATCTTGCGGTTTTCGACCTCGATCCCAAGGCGGCCGGCCATCTCGAAAACCCGATCCTCACCTTTGATCTTTATATTTACGGTCCCGTCCCTGACCGCCATGATGGTGAGATATATTTCATGTGCATGACGGGCGTGTGCGGCAAGGCCGGAAACAAGCGCGCGCAGCAGGTTACCCATAACGATCAGGTTCATGTCTTTTCCGCAGACCCCGTGTGTGGATTTACGGCTGATCGTGCATGGACCCCACTGACACATCCGGCAGCATATTCCCTGCAGGCCGAACCTGCACTGGGGCTGCTGAGCCGCGAAACGATCCAGAAAAATCGGAACCCCTTCCTTTTTCAGCTTCGTTATCAGTTCCTTTGCCGCGGGGTTGGGGGTGCGTTTCAGCACCTCATCCTTTTCCGGCATATTCGTGTTTAAATACAAATACTTGTAACTCAACGAAGTATCCTCCCGAACAGCTCTTCACGGCGACTCTATCCAACACGGAAAACCACATAAATAACGATGGATTAACCGCATGAAGGAGATTAATGCACAAATATGGTGTGGTAAGAATGTTATTCTTATCTATATTTGTCAAGTAAATTGTTAAAGTATACCTTAGCTATATCCCATATTTTTCCGTGATATTCGCACAGGAACTCTGGTGAAATGGATGCTGGATCTCTGACAAGGAATACGGCGCCGACGGCTGGTCAACGACACGATCTGCTCGAACTCATGTAGGATCGATACGGACAGCGGTTGACTGCGTCATTGGAATAAAAAGCCGCGAATGAACTTTTTGGTAATCTATAATGGTTGGATTCCCAGGTCCGGGACCAAGGACAGAAACCACTGGATATAGCCGGTCAAGAGCATTATTCCGAAAAAAATCATGACAAGAGCGTTCAAATAAATGAAGACCAGTTGGTACTTCTTAAGAAATTTCATGGAGCTCAGGAACAGATTGATAAAAAGACCGAAGACCAGGAAAGGTACTGCCAAGCCCATTGAGTACACACCCAGAAGCTTTATTCCATATATCGCCGAGGCCTCTCCAGTGGCAAAAAGGAGGATCGAACTGAGCGTAGGGCCGGAGCAAGGCACCCAGCCGGCGGCAAAACCGAGCCCGACGAGAAAACTCCCAAGATATCCCACGGGTTTTTCGCGAAAATGATAACGTATTTCCCTGGAAAGCGATTTCAGATGGAAGACACCCACGGTGGTCAGGGCGAAAATGATGATAATCACTCCGCCTGTGATCCTTATCCATTCTTTATATTGGAAAAACAGATTGCCCACGTAAGACATGGCTGATCCCATGATCATGAACAGCACGGAAAAACCCAGGATGAAAGCTAAGGAGTGCGACAGTGTTCTCGTGATCACCTGTTTCTTTTTTGCGTCGGAAACGAGGGTGTCAAAGGAATTGCCACTGATGAAAGAGACGTAAGATGGAAAGAGGCCGAGTGAGCAGGGAGAGAGAAAAGATAACAATCCCGCAGCGAAGGCTAGATAATACGGAATGTGCTCAGTCACCTACCCATCCCTTTCATTTAACTCTCCTGACTTACCGAAGTATCCACACAAACATGCCTTGGCAACGACACTGGCTGGGCTGGAAAACCACAGGGATCGCGAAAAAATAATCTCACAAGGGACAATACCACACAATATTACTGCGTCAAAATTTAATTTCTTTTCTGTGTTTACCAAGCAAAAATTGAAGTACATCTTGAGTATATGTCACAATTTACCACGATATTCCTGGAGGAACCCGGGTGAAATTGGAGCGGGACCTCTGGTGAAGAATACACCGCCAGTCCAGTTCATCAGCCCCTCTCCCCGGAATTTTTTCGGGTCCATTTTTCTCATACCGTTTCTTGTTTTCATCGCCGTGGCCATCGTACTCACAGCGGTGGGTATGCGCTTCGTCTAGCCCACCAGGGACATGGTCTCCTCGAAGATCAGCCTGTCCTCGTCGGTGGGGATCACGAAGATCCTCACACGGCTGTTCCCGGCGCTGATCTCACCCTCCTTTCCCCCCACCATCAATTCATTGGCCTCCGGGTCGAGGATGAATCCCAGCCCCTCCAACCCTTCCAGGGCTTCAGATCTGATCCTCGGGGAGTTTTCCCCGATCCCTGCCGTAAATACCAGGGATGTCGCTTCACCCAGGACAGCGTGGTAGGCGCCGATATATTTTTGCAGCCGGTAGGTAAAAACCCGCAGGGCCAGAAACGCCCGATCATTCCCCTTTTCCCGCAGGGCCAGCAGGTCCCTGACGTCCGGTGAAAGTCCGGAGATTCCAAGCAGTCCGCTCTTCCGGTTTAGCAGGTCATTTACCTGATCATCCGTCATCCCCCCGCTTTCCACAGACATGAGTTCGGTGATTATCGCGGGATCCAGATCCCCACACCGCGTTCCCATGACCAGCCCCTCCAGCGGTGTAAACCCCATTGACGTGTCAATGCACTTTCCACCTTTTACGGCTGCCACGGAACAGCCATTGCCAAGGTGGCAGGTAATGATCGAGAGCCCCGCCGGAGAGTTCTTTCCCATTATCTTCAAGGTGCGAGCTGCAACGTATTGGTGGCTTATCCCGTGAAAACCGTACCGGCGAATCCGGTATTTTTCCGCAAGCTCCCACGGGATGGCGTAGGTGAAGGCATGGGGGGGCATAGATGAATGAAATGCCGTGTCAAAGACAGCGACCTGCGGCACTCCCTGGAGCTTTAATGCAGAGAACTCGATGCCGCGTATGTTGTGGGGATTGTGCAGGGGAGCCATCCACGAGTTCGCCTTAAGCGCCTCTATCACCTTCCCGTCCAGGATACGGGGCCGGGAAAACCGGTTCCCGCCGTGGACAACCCGGTGCCCCACCCCCCCAATGGCGTCGAGACCCCGGGGAAGGACGTCACGGACCGCGGAAAAAACCCTTTCGAGGGAT
This portion of the bacterium BMS3Abin14 genome encodes:
- a CDS encoding thiol:disulfide interchange protein precursor → MTEHIPYYLAFAAGLLSFLSPCSLGLFPSYVSFISGNSFDTLVSDAKKKQVITRTLSHSLAFILGFSVLFMIMGSAMSYVGNLFFQYKEWIRITGGVIIIIFALTTVGVFHLKSLSREIRYHFREKPVGYLGSFLVGLGFAAGWVPCSGPTLSSILLFATGEASAIYGIKLLGVYSMGLAVPFLVFGLFINLFLSSMKFLKKYQLVFIYLNALVMIFFGIMLLTGYIQWFLSLVPDLGIQPL
- the cooS1 gene encoding carbon monoxide dehydrogenase 1 translates to MSYKYLYLNTNMPEKDEVLKRTPNPAAKELITKLKKEGVPIFLDRFAAQQPQCRFGLQGICCRMCQWGPCTISRKSTHGVCGKDMNLIVMGNLLRALVSGLAAHARHAHEIYLTIMAVRDGTVNIKIKGEDRVFEMAGRLGIEVENRKIEAIAGEIAEILLEDLGKMKKGELRLLEAYAGQENKDLWRRLDILPRSSAYEIMEALHMTTLGACSDWMALVDQELRSTLAYCYSTLFGTSLATEILYGIPRPQKTVVNFGVLKEDHVNILLHGHSPVMVEKILEKIHTPEIQSLARQLGAEGIVLGGMCCTGNELLARYGIPTVTNILGQELAIGTGAVDTVIVDMQCIIPGMKITADCFGTEIITTCRSNRIPGAVHVPFDPEDPGSLDDNALYVARSAVESFGRRKRRNIHIPDYRTEALTGWSYEAILEAFDGADRLVELLKTGKFRGICTIVGCNTPKVAYESGHVTIARELIADGILLTTTGCCSHALLNAGLCAPDAAEMTPHDTRVLLENLGIPPVLAVGGCVDNARSLRLFLTLAEAAGLKTHDMPFMFIGPEPGNEKTLGQGVTFLVHGISNTIGFPGHIPQPTVKPSSDNPEELERCSNDVADFFSQDGLINRFGAKVFTEPEPVLAAQIVKMHLHRKRLELRNQGWS
- the ackA gene encoding acetate kinase, yielding MGHRVVHGGNRFSRPRILDGKVIEALKANSWMAPLHNPHNIRGIEFSALKLQGVPQVAVFDTAFHSSMPPHAFTYAIPWELAEKYRIRRYGFHGISHQYVAARTLKIMGKNSPAGLSIITCHLGNGCSVAAVKGGKCIDTSMGFTPLEGLVMGTRCGDLDPAIITELMSVESGGMTDDQVNDLLNRKSGLLGISGLSPDVRDLLALREKGNDRAFLALRVFTYRLQKYIGAYHAVLGEATSLVFTAGIGENSPRIRSEALEGLEGLGFILDPEANELMVGGKEGEISAGNSRVRIFVIPTDEDRLIFEETMSLVG